The Tripterygium wilfordii isolate XIE 37 chromosome 17, ASM1340144v1, whole genome shotgun sequence genome has a window encoding:
- the LOC119982873 gene encoding uncharacterized protein LOC119982873 isoform X2 — protein sequence MHFSFLIQEGGDESRNDKMAQLDELVREPQIGMVFSTIDEMLNFYRKFGKQKGFSVKRRSLNKDKNVMTWIEGANRNMSLQVSPHFVTKNVPFTNDPIIKREKGRPPCTRKKPIMRRRGKRIANQDVNNLMDVNTQSSQRQTTDILTEVRGTQGSHVGYSNQGRDGGFLSLLRNASEVGETLGSGGYQSLVDGIDEDM from the exons ATGCACTTCTCCTTCCTAATACAAG AAGGTGGGGATGAAAGCAGAAACGATAAAATGGCACAACTTGATGAACTAGTTCGAGAACCGCAGATTGGCATGGTCTTTAGCACTATAGATGAGATGCTGAATTTTTACAGAAAATTTGGGAAGCAAAAGGGTTTTTCGGTGAAGCGGAGATCAttgaataaagataaaaatgtcATGACTTGGATTGAAGGAGCAAACAGGAATATGTCATTGCAAGTATCTCCTCATTTTGTAACTAAAAATGTACCATTCACCAATGATCCCATcatcaaaagagaaaaaggacGTCCCCCTTGTACAAGGAAGAAACCGATAAtgagaaggagaggaaaaagGATAGCAAATCAGGATGTCAACAACTTGATG GATGTTAATACTCAATCTTCACAAAGACAAACAACAGACATTCTAACAGAGGTAAGGGGAACACAAGGGAGTCACGTAGGTTATTCTAATCAAGGACGAGATGGTGGTTTTCTATCTTTACTTAGAAATGCATCAGAG GTTGGTGAAACTTTAGGAAGTGGAGGGTATCAGTCACTTGTGGATGGAATTGATGAAGATATGTAG
- the LOC119982873 gene encoding uncharacterized protein LOC119982873 isoform X1 codes for MGDHFVESSEGGDESRNDKMAQLDELVREPQIGMVFSTIDEMLNFYRKFGKQKGFSVKRRSLNKDKNVMTWIEGANRNMSLQVSPHFVTKNVPFTNDPIIKREKGRPPCTRKKPIMRRRGKRIANQDVNNLMDVNTQSSQRQTTDILTEVRGTQGSHVGYSNQGRDGGFLSLLRNASEVGETLGSGGYQSLVDGIDEDM; via the exons ATGGGTGATCATTTTGTTGAAAGTTCAGAAGGTGGGGATGAAAGCAGAAACGATAAAATGGCACAACTTGATGAACTAGTTCGAGAACCGCAGATTGGCATGGTCTTTAGCACTATAGATGAGATGCTGAATTTTTACAGAAAATTTGGGAAGCAAAAGGGTTTTTCGGTGAAGCGGAGATCAttgaataaagataaaaatgtcATGACTTGGATTGAAGGAGCAAACAGGAATATGTCATTGCAAGTATCTCCTCATTTTGTAACTAAAAATGTACCATTCACCAATGATCCCATcatcaaaagagaaaaaggacGTCCCCCTTGTACAAGGAAGAAACCGATAAtgagaaggagaggaaaaagGATAGCAAATCAGGATGTCAACAACTTGATG GATGTTAATACTCAATCTTCACAAAGACAAACAACAGACATTCTAACAGAGGTAAGGGGAACACAAGGGAGTCACGTAGGTTATTCTAATCAAGGACGAGATGGTGGTTTTCTATCTTTACTTAGAAATGCATCAGAG GTTGGTGAAACTTTAGGAAGTGGAGGGTATCAGTCACTTGTGGATGGAATTGATGAAGATATGTAG